The Arthrobacter oryzae DNA window CCCCGCACCCCGATGCTCCACCAAGCCCCCATCCCGCCGGGCGCGATCCAAAAGGCCTCCGCACGTTCTTGGCAACCGGACTCCGCTGGGACCTGCCGGCATCGCTGGTGGTGTTCCTCGTGGCCGTCCCGCTGTCGCTGGGTATCGCGGCCGCTTCCGGCGCCCCGGTCATGGCCGGCCTGATTGCGGCTGCCGTGGGCGGGATCGTCGCCGGCAGCCTGGGCGGTTCACCGCTGCAGGTCAGCGGACCCGCTGCCGGGCTGACGGTCATTGTTGCCGGCCTGATCGACCAGTTCGGCTGGCCGGCCACCTGCGCCATTACGGCGGCCGCCGGCGTTCTCCAGGCACTGCTCGGCCTCGCCCGGGTGGGCCGCGTTGCACTGGCTATTGCACCGGTGGTGGTCCATGCCATGCTCGCCGGCATCGGCATCACCATCGTGCTGCAGCAGGTGCACGTCATGCTTGGCGCCGAGTCGGCCAGCGAGGTCTGGGAGAACATCATGGCCATGCCGGGCAGCTTTTTCGCCGCCGACATCGCCGCAGCCGTCCTTGGCGCGGTGGTGATCGCCCTGCTGCTCGCCTGGAAGCACCTTCCCGCAGCCCTTCGCCGGGTTCCCGGTCCGCTGGTGGCAGTGATCGCCGCCACCGCCCTCTCCCTGCCCTTCAACGTGGACCGGATCACCTTTGACGGTTCCCTCCTCGCCGCGCTGTCGCTTCCCGAGATGCCGGGCGGGAACTGGACCGCCGTGGTCATTGGCGTGATGACCGTGGCGCTGATTGGCAGCGTTGAATCCCTGCTCTCCGCCGTGGCCGTGGACAAGATGCACCACGGGCCGCGGACGGACTTCAACCGCGAACTCCTGGGCCAGGGCGCCGCCAATGTGACTTCCGGAATGCTGGGCGGCCTGCCCGTCACCGGAGTCATCGTCCGGAGTGCCACCAACCTCGAGGCCGGCGCCCGGACGCGTAAGTCCGCAATACTCCACGGCGTCTGGGTGCTGGTCTTCTCGCTGCTGCTGGCGGGACTCATCCAGCTGATTCCCCAGGCTGTCCTCGCAGGCCTGTTGATTGTGATCGGCTCCCGCCTGGTCCGGGCGGCCGATATCCGGACGGCACGGCGGACCGGGGACCTCACCGTCTACGGCGTCACCCTGTTCTGCGTGGTGTTCGTCAACCTGCTCGCGGGCGTCCTGACCGGCCTGGTCCTGGCCGTTGCCCTGGTTCTCTGGCGTGTGGCGCGGGCAAGCATCCACGCGGAACCGACCGGCGCCGGCGACGGGAACCGCTGGCGCGTTGTCATCGACGGGTCCTGCAGTTTCCTCTCGCTCCCGCGGTTGAGTGCAGTATTGGCCTCGGTTCCCGCCGGCGCCCACGTGACGGTGGAGCTGGAAGTGGACTTCCTGGACCACCCCGTCCACGACACCCTGGATGCCTGGCGTAACCGGCATGTGGGCAACGGCGGCACAGTGGTCATTGAGGAGAGCGGCACTGCATCGCTGCACGATGCACAGGCCGGCCCGCCGAGCCGCGGCAGTTCGCGCTCCGCCCTGCGGAGCGGGTTTGCCCCCTGGCGCAGCTGGCAACGGCGGCTCCTCTCCGGGCACGCAGCCCACGGAACCGACGGTGCGGGGCAGGAAATTCCCGGGCCCTTGCGCTCGGTGCTCACAGGCGTCGACAACTACCACCGCCGCAACGCCCACCTGGTGCGTCCGCATGTGGAGGAACTGTCCACGTTCCAGGATCCAGGCACACTGTTTGTTGCCTGCGCGGACTCCCGCGTGGTTCCGAACCTCATCACCAGCAGCGGCCCCGGCGACCTCTTCACGGTCCGGAACGTGGGCAACGTAGTGGGCGACGACGGCCGCGACGCCTCCATCGAGGCAGCCCTTGAGTTTGCCATCAACGAACTCTCCGTGGAGTCCATCGTGATCTGCGGGCATTCCGCCTGTGGCGCCATGACCGCCCTGTGGGCGGATGCGGAAGGCTCCGGCGGGCGCGGTGCCATCGACGTCTGGCTTGACCATGCACGGCCAAGCCTCGAGGCCTTCCGCGAAGGGCACCCCGTCCAAGCGGCCGCAGCGGAGGCCGGGTACGGCGCCGTTGACCAGCTGGCCATGGTGAACGTTGCCGTCCAGCTGGACAGGCTGCGGCGCCACCCCGGCCTGCGGGAACCGCTCGGGTCAGGACGGGTCCATGTCGCGGGGCTGTTCTATGACATCTCCACGGCGCGGGTGCTGCAGGTTACGCCTGAGGGCATCAGCCACCTCGACCCCGCCGCAAGCAGCCGCTGAACAGACGGCGCCTTAGGCGTTGGAGAACCACACGACGTGCGGTTCACGCCGGGCCGCGCGCGGAGCGGGCACCCGCTCCGCGCGAACCGCCTTGTCCAACCTGCCTGATTCGCGGATGGCAGGTTCCAGCCGGGCAGGTTCAACCGCCGCTACCTCATCGACCCTGATGATCTCGAGTGCTTCCACGTCCAACAGCTTGCGCGACCCGGTCCGCGAGTCCACGATCCAGAACAGGTCCGTTGTGGGAATCGTTTCAGTCACCCGTCCCCGGTGAAACAACCGGCCCTTGTGCCAGGCCTCGATTTCCTCCCCCACCGACAACTCCGAACTTGTCCTGACGATCGTATTGCCGCCTGTATCCACGATGAGCCCCTCCCCTGGTGCCGCTCCTGGGATCAGCATCCCCCGGCAAGATTGCAGCAACGTTTCCGGAGGGTGATTTTCCTGTGTCGCCTTCCCGCGAACCGGTCAGCACAGCCGGGCCGGTACCGCTAGGGCAGCACCAGCACACCGTCCACCCGGCGCGGGATGCCCAGCGGGTTGTCTTCCCGCAGGGCGGGATGCAGCACTGTCTCCGGAGCGTCCTGGTAGGCCACGGGGCGCTGGAAGCGCCGTACCGCCGTCGCCCCCACCGAGGTGAACAGCGATGTGGTGGCCGGATACGGCCCGCCGTGCTGCTGGCCCCAGTTCACCGCAACGCCGGTGGGCCAGCCGCCGAACAGCACCCGGCCGGCAAGGCCTGACAGCTGCTCCACAAGCTCCGAAACGTCCTCGCCCGGCTGCGCGTGGACGGTGGCGGTCAGGCTGCCGGGCACCACGGCCAGCGCCGCGCCCAGCTGGTCCGGGTCCGAATATTCAATCAGCAGGGTAGTGGGACCGAAACACTCCTCCAGCAGCTCCTCCGGTTGTTCCAGCACATCGGCCGCACCCGTCACGAAGACCACCGGCGCAGCACCGTTCGCCGCAGCGTCCTGGTCCACCGGGCCGCTGACCACCCGGACGGCGGGCAACCCCGCCGTCGTACGCAGTGCAGCCAGGGCTTTGAGCCCGTCCGGGTAGGCCTCGGCTATGCGGTCCGTCAGCATGGGTGCCGCGTCCTTGTCCCGGACGGCATCCGCCAGCAGCGCCGGAAAACCGGTGCCGGCCGGGATGAACACCAGCCCCGGCTTGGTGCAGAACTGCCCGGCGCCAAGGGTGAACGACCCCGCCAGCCCGGAAGCCAGCTCACCGGCACGCTCCTGCAGCGCCGCGGCGGTGACCACCACGGGGTTGAGGCTGCCGAGTTCGCCGTAGAACGGAATGGGATCCGGCCGCGATACCGCCAGGTCGAAGAGCGCCCGACCGCCGGGGATGGAGCCGGTGAAGCCCACGGCCTTGATGGCGGGATCCTGCACCAGCGCCGTGCCGGCCTCCCGGCCGCTGACCAGCGCGAACAGGCCTGCGGGAGCACCGGCCGCGGCCAGGGCGTCCGTCACGATTTCCGCCGTGCGCTGGGAGAGCCCGGGGTGGCCGGAGTGCCCTTTCACAATGACTGAACAGCCGACGGCGAGCGCCGACGCTGTGTCCCCGCCCGCCACCGAGAACGCGAACGGGAAGTTCGACGCCGAGAAGACCGCCACCGGGCCGATCGGCTTCAGCAGCCGCCGCAGGTCAGGCCTGGGCGGTGTGGCTGAAGGATCGGCATGGTCGATGACCGCCTCAAGGTAGGAGCCTTCGGTGGTCACCGCAGCGAAGAGTCGCAGCTGTCCGGTGGTGCGGGCCACCTCGCCGGTGAGCCGCGCCGTCCCCAGCCGGGTCTCCGCATCGGCAATGGCCACCAGTTCCGTCACATTGGCGTCCAGCGCATCGGCGACGGCGTTCAGCCAGCCGGCCCGTTCGACGTCGGACGCTGCTGCCGCGGCGTTGGCCGCCCGGGTGGCTGCAGCCGTCAGGGCGCTGAGTTCGAGGGTTGCTGTTGTCACAGTGAATTCCTGTTCTGGTGATCGGACGATGGCCCGGAGAAGACGAACCCCAGCCCCGGCCTGCCCGCGAGGGTGAGCCGGCTGTTACGGACCTGCACGGGCGACGGCGCGTCGAGCACGCCGAGTTGTTCGAAGGAGGCGTCCTCGACGTCCTCCACCAGGGTGGGTTCGGCCATGGTCAGGGCGAGCTGGCCGGAGAGTTCCGGCAGCAGGTGCGGCATGACTCGGATGCTGTGCGTGCGGGCGAGTTCCACGATGCGGCGGAACGGGGTGATCCCGCCGACGCGGATGATGTTGGGCTGGATGATGTCCACCGCTTCCGCCTCGATGAAATCGCGGAAGCGGTAGATGGTGTGCAGGTTCTCGCCGAGCGCGATGGGCACCGGTGAGTGTTTGCGCAGCCGCCGGTAGGCCCAGAGGTCGTCCGCCCGGAGGGGTTCTTCGAGCCATTCGAGGTCGAACTCCGACAGGACGTCCAGGGCACGGAACGTGGCGGGGAGGTCCCACCGCTGGTTGGCGTCAACCATGAGCTTCCGGTCCGGGCCCAGGACTTTCCGGACAGCCGCCACGCGTTCCGCGTCTTCCCGGATGTCCGGTTTGCCCACCTTGATCTTGACGGCGTTGTGCCCGGCGGCCACCCATCGTTCCACCTGCGCGATCAGCTCCCCGAGGGAATAGTGCAGGTTCACGCCGGAACCGTACATTTCCACGGAATCCTGGCGCTTGCCCAGCAGCCCGGTCACTGAGGTCCCAGCCCGGCGCGCCTGCAGGTCCCACAGGGCAAGGTCCGCTCCGGCCATGGCGATGGTGGTCAGTCCCCCGCCGCCGGCTTCGTGCAGCCGCTTCCACAGCGCGTCCCACACCGTCTCGGGGTGCGCAGGCAGCCCCGTAACGAAGGGGGCGACGTCGAAGTCCAGGAGCGCTTTGACCGCCTGCGGGCCGATGGTGGGGGTCCAGGAGAAACCGTGCCCCGTGCCGCCGTCGTCCGTTCGGATTTCGGTGACGATGACGTGGTTTTCCGGCGCCTCCGCCCCCCAGCTCCGCAGGAGCGGGACCGTGAGGAGGCGGCTGGACAGACTGGCGATGCGCGGCGCTGTCCGGACGGCTTCGGCGACCGGCGCTTCGGCGACTGGCGAGCCCATTAGCGGCCGGC harbors:
- a CDS encoding bifunctional SulP family inorganic anion transporter/carbonic anhydrase, which codes for MPSAPATTDPPAPHPDAPPSPHPAGRDPKGLRTFLATGLRWDLPASLVVFLVAVPLSLGIAAASGAPVMAGLIAAAVGGIVAGSLGGSPLQVSGPAAGLTVIVAGLIDQFGWPATCAITAAAGVLQALLGLARVGRVALAIAPVVVHAMLAGIGITIVLQQVHVMLGAESASEVWENIMAMPGSFFAADIAAAVLGAVVIALLLAWKHLPAALRRVPGPLVAVIAATALSLPFNVDRITFDGSLLAALSLPEMPGGNWTAVVIGVMTVALIGSVESLLSAVAVDKMHHGPRTDFNRELLGQGAANVTSGMLGGLPVTGVIVRSATNLEAGARTRKSAILHGVWVLVFSLLLAGLIQLIPQAVLAGLLIVIGSRLVRAADIRTARRTGDLTVYGVTLFCVVFVNLLAGVLTGLVLAVALVLWRVARASIHAEPTGAGDGNRWRVVIDGSCSFLSLPRLSAVLASVPAGAHVTVELEVDFLDHPVHDTLDAWRNRHVGNGGTVVIEESGTASLHDAQAGPPSRGSSRSALRSGFAPWRSWQRRLLSGHAAHGTDGAGQEIPGPLRSVLTGVDNYHRRNAHLVRPHVEELSTFQDPGTLFVACADSRVVPNLITSSGPGDLFTVRNVGNVVGDDGRDASIEAALEFAINELSVESIVICGHSACGAMTALWADAEGSGGRGAIDVWLDHARPSLEAFREGHPVQAAAAEAGYGAVDQLAMVNVAVQLDRLRRHPGLREPLGSGRVHVAGLFYDISTARVLQVTPEGISHLDPAASSR
- a CDS encoding aldehyde dehydrogenase (NADP(+)), yielding MTTATLELSALTAAATRAANAAAAASDVERAGWLNAVADALDANVTELVAIADAETRLGTARLTGEVARTTGQLRLFAAVTTEGSYLEAVIDHADPSATPPRPDLRRLLKPIGPVAVFSASNFPFAFSVAGGDTASALAVGCSVIVKGHSGHPGLSQRTAEIVTDALAAAGAPAGLFALVSGREAGTALVQDPAIKAVGFTGSIPGGRALFDLAVSRPDPIPFYGELGSLNPVVVTAAALQERAGELASGLAGSFTLGAGQFCTKPGLVFIPAGTGFPALLADAVRDKDAAPMLTDRIAEAYPDGLKALAALRTTAGLPAVRVVSGPVDQDAAANGAAPVVFVTGAADVLEQPEELLEECFGPTTLLIEYSDPDQLGAALAVVPGSLTATVHAQPGEDVSELVEQLSGLAGRVLFGGWPTGVAVNWGQQHGGPYPATTSLFTSVGATAVRRFQRPVAYQDAPETVLHPALREDNPLGIPRRVDGVLVLP
- a CDS encoding mandelate racemase/muconate lactonizing enzyme family protein codes for the protein MGSPVAEAPVAEAVRTAPRIASLSSRLLTVPLLRSWGAEAPENHVIVTEIRTDDGGTGHGFSWTPTIGPQAVKALLDFDVAPFVTGLPAHPETVWDALWKRLHEAGGGGLTTIAMAGADLALWDLQARRAGTSVTGLLGKRQDSVEMYGSGVNLHYSLGELIAQVERWVAAGHNAVKIKVGKPDIREDAERVAAVRKVLGPDRKLMVDANQRWDLPATFRALDVLSEFDLEWLEEPLRADDLWAYRRLRKHSPVPIALGENLHTIYRFRDFIEAEAVDIIQPNIIRVGGITPFRRIVELARTHSIRVMPHLLPELSGQLALTMAEPTLVEDVEDASFEQLGVLDAPSPVQVRNSRLTLAGRPGLGFVFSGPSSDHQNRNSL